ATTCCGGTATCTTCCGTAACTTCGCTCCGCACCGGCTCCTCCTGCTTTGTTTTGGCGTCCTGGCCTGCCGCGGACGAACCTGCCGCCGGTTTCGCCGCGCCCGCATGGGCGGTGACGCCTGCAGGCTTCGATTCAGTCTTCGCCGGCGGTGCCGCGGTTTGCTTTACGGGCGCCGGACCCGTCGGTCCCTGCACGCGTTCTACGCCTTTGCTCGCAAGGTCGACGCCGAAGAAGATGCAGAAGGCGGCGATCAGCGCGACGATGAATAATCTGACATAATATTTGGCCATTTGGCTTCCCTCCTGAAAGCTTCCGCCGGGAAGCTTGTCTCGCAAGCAATTTCTCTTAACCCGCGTCACGCGGGGCAACCTTACCCTTGCTTCTGAACTTCTTTGCCGCCCGCCGGGGCATCTACCTTTTGCACGTTCAAAATAACCTCGGAGATGGCGGTTGCCAGCAGATCAACCGTGCGGTAACATTCCTCCAGCGAATTGTATGGTCCGCCCACTTCGATCAGCACGCTGTTCGGTGAAAAATTTTGGTTGTACACCCCGTTCCCTTCGGAAGCCTTGGCATGAATGCCTTTGGATATACCCGGATGCTTCGCTTCCAGCGCGTCGTGAATTTTGGCGGCGAACTGCTCGTTTTCCTTCCACTTCGGATTTTTGCCTCCGATGATGAAATACACCTGCGCATAGTCTTTGCCGTCAATCGTCACGGTCGTCTTGTCCCTTTTTTGCGAATCGCGGTGAATGTCGAAGTAAAACTTCAGGTCCGGGTGCGAGGCTACCGCCTCCTGCAGCGTCTTTAACGAATATTTGTAAGAATAATAGTAATTGAAGTCTTTGACCGCACTCGGGTAGTTCGTATCCGAATGCACAGCGCCGATGCCGTTTTGCTCCAGCTTTTCCGCCAGCCTTTTGCCGACGAGCGAGATGTTGACCTTGGCATCGTAAGCCCGGTCGGGATCGGTAACGCCGCTCAGCTCCGGCAAAAACGACTCCTGGTTGTGCGATTGATAGATGAACGCAACGTTGCGCCCTGCCGTTCGAGGCGGCTCCGCGGCGGCGACGGGCAGCGGCGGACCTTGAATCGGCAAGCTTTCCACATCCTTGATGCCGGTTTCGCCAGGCGCCTGCCCTCTGTCGATGACCTCCAGCTTCGGGCCGTAATCGGCGGGAGAGTCGGTGCCGGTGCCGACGCCTTTTTTGAGCAGAACCGTCTCGTCCTGCGACATCCCCGGCACCTCCCGGGCGATCATCGTTTTCGGTTCTTTCGGATTGACGTCGGTCACCAAATTAAACAGGAACATCGCCACGTTTTGCTGGGAAAAGGTGAACGATTGCCGGTCCGTCTTCGTGCTCGGCAGCTCCATTCCGATCATATCCATGAAAAATTGGCTGGACACCGAGGAAGCCATCCCTTTCATCGAAGATGAAGGCGCCTTGCTGCCGTAATTGGTTTGGACATACCCGAGCACGCCCATCAGCAGCATCAAAAGCATCGTACATACCATCAGCAAAACGAACACTCTCGTCATAATCCCCGGCTCGCTTCTCGTGCTTCGC
The window above is part of the Paenibacillus hamazuiensis genome. Proteins encoded here:
- the spoIIP gene encoding stage II sporulation protein P — protein: MKWDALTLNLSKMRSTRSEPGIMTRVFVLLMVCTMLLMLLMGVLGYVQTNYGSKAPSSSMKGMASSVSSQFFMDMIGMELPSTKTDRQSFTFSQQNVAMFLFNLVTDVNPKEPKTMIAREVPGMSQDETVLLKKGVGTGTDSPADYGPKLEVIDRGQAPGETGIKDVESLPIQGPPLPVAAAEPPRTAGRNVAFIYQSHNQESFLPELSGVTDPDRAYDAKVNISLVGKRLAEKLEQNGIGAVHSDTNYPSAVKDFNYYYSYKYSLKTLQEAVASHPDLKFYFDIHRDSQKRDKTTVTIDGKDYAQVYFIIGGKNPKWKENEQFAAKIHDALEAKHPGISKGIHAKASEGNGVYNQNFSPNSVLIEVGGPYNSLEECYRTVDLLATAISEVILNVQKVDAPAGGKEVQKQG